A genomic segment from Aspergillus puulaauensis MK2 DNA, chromosome 1, nearly complete sequence encodes:
- a CDS encoding uncharacterized protein (COG:S;~EggNog:ENOG410PNER;~InterPro:IPR017939;~TransMembrane:1 (o312-331i);~go_function: GO:0003839 - gamma-glutamylcyclotransferase activity [Evidence IEA]): MHKEQCESQREVEADEAAPLSTSPSFTLEQLKEDLLPHSRHDVSAIRGLPETTTTRQRASISAQSLDQDEYLPGKLSSAHNYGDDSALSDQKTALYLAYGSNLASETFLGMRGIKPLSQLNVVVPELRLTFDLPGVPYIEPCFAGTHFRRSPSEDEISDLPDASEKHTLLQGQDRDQDRYKGPLIGVVYEVTLTDYAKIIATEGGGSGYKDIIITCYPFPKTYDPADPIPECPDTQPVKAHTLLSPVAMKETMQFQINSITSASLESRRAQPSARYLKLITTGAAEHNLPSAYREYLAQVQPYHITSVRQRIGLVVFVFTWAPLLLLTLKLSRIFARPDGRSPAWVSRFRDFVTTGMWSSYDNTFVHIFGDGENTVER, translated from the coding sequence ATGCACAAAGAACAGTGCGAAAGTCAGCGGGAGGTTGAAGCCGATGAGGCTGCTCCCTTGtcaacctccccatcgtTCACCCTCGAGCAACTGAAAGAAGATCTCCTCCCACATAGTCGGCACGATGTCTCAGCAATTCGCGGTCTTCCTGAGACCACAACCACTCGACAACGAGCTTCGATCTCAGCGCAATCTCTCGATCAGGACGAATACCTTCCAGGGAAGCTTTCGTCCGCGCACAATTATGGCGATGACAGCGCCCTGTCCGATCAAAAGACCGCCCTATACCTAGCCTACGGATCTAATCTCGCCTCCGAGACCTTCCTGGGGATGCGTGGCATCAAACCCCTTTCCCAGCTCAACGTCGTCGTGCCAGAGCTTCGATTAACATTTGACCTCCCGGGTGTTCCTTACATAGAACCTTGCTTCGCAGGGACACACTTCCGGCGCAGCCCatcggaggatgagatcaGCGACCTCCCAGACGCATCAGAAAAACACACTCTCCTACAAGGCCAAGACCGTGATCAGGACCGTTACAAAGGCCCTCTTATCGGCGTCGTCTACGAAGTCACCCTAACCGACTACGCAAAAATCATAGCCACAGAGGGAGGCGGTAGCGGCTACAAAGACATCATAATAACATGCTACCCGTTCCCCAAGACTTATGACCCGGCCGACCCAATCCCCGAGTGCCCAGACACACAACCCGTGAAAGCACATACCCTACTTTCTCCAGTCGCAATGAAAGAGACGATGCAATTTCAGATAAACTCGATCACCAGCGCCTCACTGGAATCGCGCCGCGCGCAACCATCCGCGCGCTATCTCAAGCTCATCACCACCGGTGCAGCAGAGCACAACCTCCCTTCAGCGTATCGGGAGTACCTAGCTCAAGTTCAACCATACCACATCACCTCGGTGCGACAAAGGATAGGTTTGGTTGTTTTTGTGTTTACGTGGGCTCCCCTCCTGCTTTTGACGCTAAAGCTGTCGAGGATATTCGCCCGTCCCGATGGCCGCAGCCCTGCATGGGTTAGCCGATTTAGAGATTTCGTGACAACCGGGATGTGGAGCAGTTATGATAATACATTTGTGCATATATttggtgatggtgagaaTACTGTTGAGCGGTGA